In Arachis hypogaea cultivar Tifrunner chromosome 17, arahy.Tifrunner.gnm2.J5K5, whole genome shotgun sequence, a single window of DNA contains:
- the LOC112766863 gene encoding aspartyl protease AED3, whose product MINHIPAICMYLRTQPAMHAHHHIPSFTTSTMGTKCKTILFEKVLFAIIIYFIFSTTNTTKALDTSCASQPDLTIIPIYGKCSPFKPTPGPWPDTIINMASKDPARLNYLASLVARKKPISSAPIASGQAFNIGGYVVRARLGTPGQLMFMVFDTSTDEAWVPCTGCTSCPSTSSPFSPTASATYGGSITCSATKCYQARGAQTCPRDPGATSACTFNQSYGGAMVSATLVQDSISLARETISNYAFGCVNSVSGGSIPAQGLLGLGRGPLSFISQSLSLYKGVFSYCLPSFRSYYFSGSLKLGRSGQPRRIQTTPLLRNPRRPSLYYVNLTGVSVGRVRVPVPREFLVFNQYTGSGTIIDSGTVITRFVQPVYNAIRDEFRRQVKGPFSSLGAFDTCFQKTYEKLAPIIKLHFEGMDLKLPYENSLIHSSSGSLACLAMAAAPNNVNSMLNVIANLQQQNLRILFDIVNNKVGIARELCN is encoded by the exons ATGATCAACCACATTCCTGCCATTTGCATGTATTTAAGAACTCAACCCGCCATGCATGCACACCACCACATTCCAAGCTTCACCACTTCAACCATGGGAACTAAGTGCAAAACTATCTTATTTGAAAAAGTCCTCTTCGCAATAATAATTTACTTCATATTCTCCACAACAAACACAACCAAAGCCCTTGACACATCATGTGCTTCTCAACCCGACCTCACCATCATTCCCATCTACGGCAAATGCTCCCCATTCAAACCCACACCAGGCCCATGGCCCGACACAATCATCAACATGGCCTCCAAAGACCCAGCCCGCCTCAACTACCTCGCCTCCCTCGTGGCCCGAAAAAAGCCCATATCGTCAGCACCCATAGCTTCGGGCCAGGCCTTCAACATTGGTGGCTACGTGGTCCGGGCCCGTCTCGGCACACCTGGCCAACTCATGTTCATGGTTTTCGACACCAGCACTGACGAGGCCTGGGTCCCATGCACCGGCTGCACCAGTTGCCCGTCCACCTCCTCTCCTTTCTCCCCCACTGCCTCCGCCACCTACGGCGGCTCCATCACCTGCTCCGCCACAAAATGCTATCAGGCTCGTGGCGCACAAACATGCCCCAGAGACCCCGGCGCCACCTCCGCCTGCACCTTCAATCAGTCGTACGGCGGAGCGATGGTCTCCGCTACGCTCGTCCAGGACTCAATCTCTTTGGCAAGGGAAACAATCTCGAATTACGCTTTCGGATGCGTTAATTCTGTTTCTGGCGGGTCGATTCCAGCCCAAGGGCTTTTGGGATTGGGTCGTGGGCCCTTGTCTTTTATTTCACAGTCCCTGTCGCTCTATAAGGGCGTGTTCTCATACTGTCTTCCGAGTTTCCGATCCTACTATTTTTCCGGGTCGTTGAAACTCGGGCGTTCGGGTCAGCCCAGGAGGATCCAAACGACGCCGCTTTTGCGTAACCCACGCCGGCCCTCGCTTTACTACGTAAATCTCACCGGAGTGAGCGTGGGCCGGGTAAGGGTCCCTGTGCCACGGGAGTTTCTGGTGTTTAACCAGTACACGGGTTCGGGTACAATAATTGATTCGGGTACGGTTATAACCCGGTTCGTGCAGCCGGTTTACAATGCTATCAGGGACGAGTTTAGAAGACAG GTAAAAGGGCCATTTTCAAGTTTAGGTGCATTCGACACTTGTTTTCAAAAGACCTACGAAAAATTGGCACCAATCATCAAACTCCATTTTGAAGGCATGGACCTAAAGTTGCCATATGAGAACAGCCTCATACACAGTAGTTCTGGATCGTTGGCTTGTCTGGCGATGGCGGCTGCACCCAACAACGTGAACTCAATGTTGAATGTGATCGCCAACTTGCAGCAACAGAATCTTAGAATTCTGTTTGATATAGTTAATAATAAGGTTGGCATAGCCCGTGAGCTTTGTAACTAG